Proteins from a genomic interval of Halomonas alkaliantarctica:
- a CDS encoding glutaredoxin family protein has product MIQLSLYTTMGCHLCTQLEALVAALANQKVWLHHIEISDDDALVERYGVRIPVLVDGDGNELDRGFELERLSAWLRERGWLDEAALAAFTAPPDTTPPKGAHKRDGRRFLS; this is encoded by the coding sequence ATGATTCAGCTATCGCTTTACACAACCATGGGCTGCCATCTCTGTACCCAACTAGAGGCACTGGTAGCCGCACTGGCGAATCAAAAGGTGTGGCTGCACCACATCGAGATTAGCGACGACGACGCATTAGTAGAGCGCTATGGCGTTCGCATACCTGTGCTGGTGGATGGTGATGGCAATGAGCTGGATCGGGGCTTTGAGCTGGAGCGATTGAGTGCGTGGTTACGCGAGCGCGGCTGGCTGGATGAAGCGGCGCTAGCGGCGTTTACAGCACCGCCAGACACCACGCCGCCTAAAGGCGCCCATAAGCGTGATGGTCGGCGTTTCTTAAGTTAA